Part of the Henckelia pumila isolate YLH828 chromosome 2, ASM3356847v2, whole genome shotgun sequence genome is shown below.
TTTGCATCTGGAGCAGGCAACCAGCTTCATGTCACCACATCTCTTGCACATTCCCAAAGAACTGCTAGTTAGGGAACAATTCAATGCATCAGAATCCATTCACATGTTAAACCATAAGACCATTATCGGTTGTGCCACCCATCTCATGAGCTCAAGTTAGCTTTGAGACGAGCAAATTTAACATGGCATCAGAGCCCGACGTTATACTTGGAGCATGAAATTACTCTCTATGTTCAACTAAGTTGGCCTTAGAATAGTCAGTCTTTATTGATTAATATTCGACCAACTTGTAGTATTCTTCGGATATtgaattcaatttacggatgaTGTTCCCAATTTCAGGTGAACTTAGGATGGTCTTTAATCTTTGTTGCCTAATACTCTACCAAGACATTAAATTTAGGATACACATGATTCAAGATTTCAAGCTTACACACGTGTTTTAAACTTAAAGGTTGAAACTATATATCATCTTGTAAAAGCTCAAGATTATAGAAGATTTAAACATCCAAAAGATGCAAATTGATCGGACATTAGGCGATAATCTACTGATCAGTTACAGAGTAAGAGCAGACATTATCAAATCaaaaagaaactatatatactTCACACAATATTCTCAACTAATGGAGGTTTTGAGTTCAAAAATCAAGCTTCTAGGAACTGGACTCATAACCCagaaaaaagaaaggaaaatcTCCGAATTTCCGACTCGTGATTGGAAGAAATAAAAGGGTTTTGGGTGGAGTACCTTCGTTGGGAAGAAGCAATAAAGGAATCGATTTTAGGAGCAGAAATGGTAGCGGAAAGCATGAGAGCCCCCACGGCATAGCCTGCGATTTCGGATGCTGTTATGTTTTCAAACATGTTTCGTTGTTTCTTCAGCTGCgccttctttctttcttcttcacaggCTTATCCTTTGGTTCAGTAGAACATAATTGCATCTTATGCGCGAATGTAATAAATCTGTTCTAGTTAGTACATTACATATAAATAAGTTCACAAACTCGTAACATCGAAGTCGTTGTA
Proteins encoded:
- the LOC140884574 gene encoding uncharacterized protein, whose translation is MFENITASEIAGYAVGALMLSATISAPKIDSFIASSQRSSLGMCKRCGDMKLVACSRCKGSGLIKEGGLFSLIPVVDQNPSMDGKSRPRSSRCSNCLAKGHFSCPECSKIPSNQA